In the genome of Triticum urartu cultivar G1812 chromosome 5, Tu2.1, whole genome shotgun sequence, one region contains:
- the LOC125508742 gene encoding transcription factor WRKY45-2-like, with the protein MQRSRGCAPGGEHAWAAADGGMQLQRRERELVAQLHELLYPSTSPSRSGASSCSGLAADLCWEHGSSQVKATAASCAGGKRRGGRKRVREDERHEEGQGHRGGAATATKATTRCRRKKQGATTTTLVTTVPDFDGYQWRKYGQKQIEAAKHPRNYYRCTNSTNQGCPAKRTVQRNDDDGSDDGRPKYTVVYISEHSCKATESAAVPVILETTVRTDTAAAPDVAVVPGSSSGAISSETQSPASSSDITWSSGGSDGGANVPPRERDDYSRLFAIEDDCWGWNASPPAPAAAAALLQKMDFDGPIRSPVHVAAADGSWINDLFVNEPPFVLNSCHLFGL; encoded by the exons ATGCAGAGGAGCAGAGGTTGTGCCCCGGGCGGTGAGCACGCCTGGGCAGCGGCTGACGGCGGGATGCAGCTGCAGCGCCGGGAGAGGGAGCTGGTGGCGCAGCTGCACGAGCTGCTGTACCCGTCCACGTCCCCGTCTCGGAGCGGCGCGTCCTCGTGTTCTGGTCTTGCGGCTGACTTGTGTTGGGAGCACGGCAGCTCACAGGTGAAGGCAACGGCGGCGTCGTGCGCCGGAGGCAAACGGCGCGGGGGGCGCAAGAGAGTCCGGGAGGATGAACGGCACGAGGAGGGGCAAGGACACCGCGGCGGTGCTGCGACTGCGACGAAGGCTACTACTCGTTGCAGGAGGAAGAAGCAaggggcgacgacgacgacgctcGTCACGACGGTGCCGGATTTCGACGGCTACCAGTGGAGGAAGTACGGCCAGAAGCAAATCGAAGCGGCCAAGCACCCCAG GAATTACTACCGGTGCACCAACAGCACGAACCAGGGCTGCCCGGCCAAACGAACGGTGCAGCGCAACGACGATGACGGCAGCGACGATGGACGGCCGAAGTATACGGTGGTGTACATCTCGGAGCACAGCTGCAAGGCGACCGAGTCGGCGGCCGTGCCGGTGATCCTCGAGACCACCGTCCGCACCGACACCGCAGCAGCTCCAGACGTCGCCGTCGTTCCCGGTAGCAGCTCTGGAGCTATCAGTTCTGAGACTCAATCGCCGGCAAGCTCCTCGGATATCACATGGAGCAGCGGCGGCAGCGACGGCGGTGCCAATGTGCCGCCGAGAGAGCGCGACGATTACTCGCGTCTGTTCGCTATCGAGGATGACTGCTGGGGGTGGAACGCGTCGCCGCCGGCACCCGCTGCTGCTGCTGCGTTGCTCCAGAAGATGGACTTCGACGGGCCTATCAGGTCGCCGGTGCACGTCGCGGCAGCGGATGGAAGTTGGATTAACGACTTGTTCGTGAACGAACCACCATTTGTTCTCAACAGCTGCCATTTGTTTGGCCTCTAG